A window of Candidatus Latescibacterota bacterium contains these coding sequences:
- the recF gene encoding DNA replication and repair protein RecF (All proteins in this family for which functions are known are DNA-binding proteins that assist the filamentation of RecA onto DNA for the initiation of recombination or recombinational repair.), protein MIIREIRAVNFRNIAGAELGFSGSFNFISGKNAQGKTSLLEAIHIFSLGRSFRTSKVAEMITFGEDYFYLKLSCESDTGICLDIELSLEQGGRIRAKVNGDRQPGVSSIIGLIPSVIFTPGDVELSSGPPAVRRLFADYTAAQVSPEFLVDLKEFRRILAQRNSLLRKISLGEGGAEELEAWNSAFVEKGASVARGRREILSGLAEKAAGIYDEIRGGERFGLDYRCSFGDRERELEESLAAALVRVSGSEKRRGYSLAGPQYDDIVLTLDDVDLRKYGSQGRRRLAAIVMKLAQAGTIMEKRAERPVVLLDDIFSELDGETSAGVRGLLSSGYQSFITSPRKEQLDTAGSGALELVVERGVFKGVGVSANGEERG, encoded by the coding sequence ATGATCATCAGGGAGATTCGCGCCGTTAATTTCAGAAATATCGCCGGCGCCGAGCTCGGGTTTTCTGGGTCATTCAATTTTATCTCCGGCAAGAACGCTCAGGGAAAGACAAGCCTTCTGGAGGCGATCCATATTTTTTCTCTCGGGCGGTCGTTCAGGACCTCAAAAGTTGCCGAGATGATCACCTTCGGTGAGGATTATTTCTATCTCAAGCTGAGCTGCGAGAGTGATACGGGAATATGTCTCGATATCGAGTTGTCACTGGAGCAGGGAGGCAGGATAAGGGCGAAGGTGAACGGAGACCGCCAACCGGGCGTCTCTTCGATCATCGGGTTGATACCTTCTGTGATATTTACTCCTGGAGATGTCGAGCTTTCATCCGGACCTCCTGCCGTGAGAAGATTGTTTGCGGATTATACCGCCGCCCAGGTCTCACCCGAGTTTCTTGTAGACCTGAAAGAATTCCGCAGGATCCTGGCGCAGAGGAACTCTCTTCTGAGAAAGATCTCGTTGGGGGAAGGCGGGGCGGAGGAGCTTGAGGCATGGAACAGCGCTTTTGTAGAAAAGGGAGCCTCGGTTGCAAGAGGGAGAAGAGAGATACTTTCGGGGCTTGCTGAAAAAGCAGCCGGGATATATGACGAGATCAGGGGAGGGGAAAGATTCGGGCTCGATTACAGGTGTTCCTTTGGAGACAGGGAAAGAGAACTTGAGGAATCTCTGGCAGCCGCGCTGGTGCGTGTGTCAGGAAGCGAAAAAAGAAGGGGATATTCCCTGGCAGGACCTCAGTACGACGATATAGTATTGACTCTTGATGACGTCGACCTGAGAAAATATGGGTCACAGGGGAGAAGACGGCTGGCCGCGATCGTGATGAAGCTGGCGCAGGCAGGAACGATAATGGAAAAAAGGGCTGAGAGGCCCGTCGTTCTTCTGGATGATATTTTCTCCGAACTCGATGGCGAGACTTCTGCGGGGGTAAGGGGCCTGCTTTCGAGTGGGTACCAGAGTTTTATTACTTCCCCGAGAAAGGAGCAGCTTGACACTGCCGGAAGCGGAGCCCTTGAGCTGGTTGTGGAGCGAGGTGTTTTCAAAGGTG